In Opisthocomus hoazin isolate bOpiHoa1 chromosome 12, bOpiHoa1.hap1, whole genome shotgun sequence, the sequence CGTGACTATAACCACTTTTCCACTCAAGTCATGACCCTGGAGTATTTCCATTGCAGTACTGTTTCCATCATATTTCTGTCTAGTAGTAGGTTTTACTGGATTATCTTCAACTGTAAATGCCAGTCTTGGGTCAAGGTAGGTAGTCCTTTTGTTTATGTGGCTGCAAAAGAACACAATTTCAACTGCTTTGAACTTTCAGTACTCTGCATTtagattttaaatgtatttcaacCATGCTGTGTACAATTCCAGTGGATTACTTAAATTTcaaaaaatcaaaacttttttcagtttcattgaaATAATACCAATTACTTTATCAACCTTTTCTCCAATTGTGACAGCATCCATTAATAATTGTATTCACAAACTTCACAACGTCATTCTGAACTTCATGTGAACCCCTGACATAGAAAGCAGAATTTcatcacggggggggggggggggaatcgcaCTATATTAGGGAAGATCGTGTTCTCTTAGGAGCTCTGTAAAAGCGGCCTACACTACTTCCTTGAAACAATATACCAATGAGAAATGTAGTTCAGtactttttttctcaaaaaagtgaaaataaataacttcACATCTGCTCAGCAAATGGCATAATTTGGGACAGCCTCACCTTTTTAAAACGGAGTTTTAGTTTTCTTCAGACAATTATCAGAAAGAGACACTAAACAGCAATTTTCAGTCTTCAACCCTTAACTACAGGACAGTGAGGCTACACTTACTATTTCGGCAGAATGAAGAATATTCACAGGCCAAGTCAGTTTGAGATAACTACCCCGTTTTGACCCTGCCACTGAAAATGTACAAGAGGAAGTGTTCCCAGAAAtctctttctgcttctgtgaACTTCCTCCTCCCTCACCTTTCTAAAAATCTTTGCTAGCTCAATCCCCATCCTCTTTTCTAGATTGCAAGTGAGTCAGAGCTGCAgcaattttgttttcatcttattGTTTAAAGCACTACTGCAATGTTAACAATCAGCCATGAAGTTCTGGATGCGTTTTTGAAGTTACACATACAGAGTTTATCCATAAAGGTATACAAACAAAATGAGTCTAACAAACTTTGCCTGAAGGTCAGCTCACATCCCGAGATGTGGATACGCAACTCACTTCAATCTGTCACCCAAGCGAGTATTTCTGTGCACATGGAAAAACTCAGAAAACCACAAATGGGTGTTCAGACACTGCTACAAGTGTAATACCTGCATATGGACTCTGAAGTCATACTTTAATATTAATATCTTTATCTTTCCAGCTGATAGTCTCACAGTATCATAACTCAGAAAGGCTACCCAACATGAAACACAGTTGTCCTACTTGTCCATATTCTACATTTTGCTGCACTTACTCTACAAAATAGACTTGTCCATTTTCATCAGTCTCCTGCTCCCATCCGTATGGCAGACCtaggaaatacagaaaacattatCTTTCTGCAGGCATTAGAGTACACTCAGATTTGAGGTTTAAGTGATTTCTCAGACAGATGTGGCAAAATTCTGCATTATTTCTGTAGGTAATacagcagcctgctgcatctGAACATTGGAACTTGAAAGAAGGATTCCTTACCTAGTGACACACAATTGCTCTCTAATAGAAGTATAATATACAAGAGATCTGGTACAACTGTAAGGACTAGTATATTAAGTATCATCTAAGAATTCTTTCTAAAGATTATTTCATGTTATAGCACAAACTGGCAAAATGTAACCATGCTTCCCAGTGCATACACATGTCTATACCGGACACAGTTTAGTATCTATCCCTGATAAGGCAAATAGCAAAAACATCAAACTAAATGTAGGAAAAGTCACATAGAACACACACCAAAAGTTGGAAGATCAGAACCCTCAAGTGGGTATGGGATACATTAAATCAAAGTTGGAAGGAcagataaaagaataaaaatgacaaAACTTTACCAAATAGATTATTACATAAAAGACCCTACGGATGTACTTAACAGATAGCATTCCCAAGTACTTCTAATCCTGTCTGATAAGTATCCAATTAGAATTCAACTGGCTCAAAATCTACTGAAAACATTCCAGTTCGTTATAGTCAGATTACCAATGCCAAATGAAATACAGCTTGTCAAGAGTACAGTACCCCTAAGCACGCCATATAGAAGCTTCTGGGAAGATCTAATTTAAGGCACTGACCCAAGGTCCTCAAGAAGCCATAGATCTTTTGGAAGTGTCCTGCAACATTAGCTGTCTTCTGTTTTGGCACAAACATTCAACTGGGTTAGGGAAAACAAGTAAAGTGAAAACTAATGGGACTTCCTTCTGTGCCAGGGTTATTCTTTGATCAAATATATTCTCTGAAGAATATAATCCGACTATAAATATTATCTGATGGACACCCGGAGATCAGAACCCAACCAGAGAATTCCAGCCTTTACAATATGCTTTACAAGCCACAGTAAAACAATCCCTTTATCTCAGAATTAGTATTTTGGCTTTATGGAGCAATACAAGACAGCCATAAAACTGCAAAGTCATCACTCTACACAGACACAATCACATATGTAAAACCCCATTGCAATCAGCTGTATTTTGCAAGCTCAGTTTGCCTAGGTGATTAGTGTCAACTAGAAGATCAGGATGAGATCTAGATCCCGCACAAACTCCAGCTGATGTTTGTAACCTAATTTCAGCTTAAACACAAACCTCCTGCAACTCGTTTCCTCTTCCCAGATTTAGGATGTTCCCACTGTGTTTTTTCTTCCAGGTGGCTGGAGGGAAACAAAAGGTTAAGATTTAAAAAGGCTGTCTAATAATTTTTCTGGTGTAATCCAGTTTTTTTCTATACAGTAAATACaggttttaaacttttttttaaatacagttccaAAAATGGCTTGTCTTCCACAAAAAAGAAACACGTCGATCCCTTGTTTCAAAAAGGTCAAAACTGCTGCTAGAAGTTACCAGGCTTTTATGTTGTCACAGTTCTAAAGGAAAAGTAACTAATCAGAGAGCACAGGAGTCTATTAAATTCCAAATAAATGTTTGACTTTCAATCTAAGTTTTGTTGCTTACAACGAGAAGAATGAAAACCCAAAAGTCATTAGAGAATAACATTACAGTCTCGGAAAACGTCACGAAAGGATGGTGATCCTTGGCaggaaaaagcaagcaagaaaagaaTTTATCAGAAACTAGTAGAAATAATACTAGAAAGTTTTCAAATAACACAAGCACCTTTCTAAAACTCTTGTTTAATAATACTGATTTGCAAGCTGTAAAGTCAGCAAGTCTGGACTTCTACACAAGCGATTGCAGCTTTGGACCTAAGAGTTTATCCAAAGGCCTTGACTAGCAGACTACTTACTTAATGTGGGTGTTAATGGTATCACGTCTCTTCTAATTCAGAGATTTTATTCACTTAAATCCCTGTAACAGAATTAATATACTCTAACTATATCAATAAGGTTTTCTGCACTACAGACTAATAAACAAAGCAATGTGCACATAAACAACGTCTTAAGATACCCAAACTGCTGAAATCAGGTTGGATATTAAAATCTTatctttcattaaatattttaaaataaccaagttttaatattaaaagtcAGGCAGGGATTACTTGAAAGAGCATCCAAACTGTTAGCTGCCCAAGTTGGAAATAAAAACTGACAGTATTTTTGAATAACACACACAAATGATCACTAAACTACACATCTAGTAGCAACAGCAATTTACACACAAAATCAGCAACTTTTCCTTCTTATAATAACCATGCAGTTAGCCCACAGTGAGAGCACACTGTATCACAAGAATCACAGCTGGTGGTCTAAGACTAAGTAATCACATCTGTGTGACCCGCAGTAGCACTTCAACTTCAGGACACCGGTACACCAAAGATATAAGATCCTTCATTACTCCTGTCTGATGTGAGATACATAACCAAATTACTGCAGCTTAACAACCAAATGCATGCCCACCAAGCTCCACTTGTGAGCTGGTGCATACCTAACTCGCCACAAAGGTCTCTAAAAGTCTTAAAACAAAAGTAACCCTATTCCAGCTAAGTTTAAAGCTCATATTGTTGACaaggtttaaaaacaaatttcCAGAATATGCAGAGGTATCACTCATACAGAGCTTATATCAAAGGTAGCAGCAATGTAACACTTCCtcataggaaatatttttcagacaCACTGGGCAAGATTTTCACCTGGTAAAGATATATTAATACCATGTCattaaattaaattgaaatagTTAAGTTTCACAACAGTTAAAAAACAGACCCACTGAATTGACTGTTTGTGTAAAAATTATGCTCAGTAGTATCTTATTATTCTGTAGGTTTGCTGCTTTCACCAAGTGATTCCTCTTGCCAAGAGCTTTTGAAGTCAAAGGAAATATACAGAAGTTTGACCTAGGAAAAACAAACA encodes:
- the WWOX gene encoding WW domain-containing oxidoreductase isoform X8, coding for MAALKYAGLEDTDSEEELPPGWEERTTKDGWVYYANHLEEKTQWEHPKSGKRKRVAGGLPYGWEQETDENGQVYFVDHINKRTTYLDPRLAFTVEDNPVKPTTRQKYDGNSTAMEILQGHDLSGKVVIVTGANSGIGFETAKSLALHGAYVILACRNTSRGNDAVQRILVEWGYAGF
- the WWOX gene encoding WW domain-containing oxidoreductase isoform X9 yields the protein MAALKYAGLEDTDSEEELPPGWEERTTKDGWVYYANHLEEKTQWEHPKSGKRKRVAGGLPYGWEQETDENGQVYFVDHINKRTTYLDPRLAFTVEDNPVKPTTRQKYDGNSTAMEILQGHDLSGKVVIVTGANSGIGFETAKSLALHGAYVILACRNTSRGNDAVQRILVEWHRQCL